ttctaacatgcagtgccaaatgttaTATGTGGGGAGtacaaaaagtttggagggtggaggagggaaaaaatgttttagttttgccgagtgtctcaaaaaacactcggcaaatcttcatgtttgccgagtgtcccatcaaagcactcggcaaacattgatctttgccaagtgtcgcatttaacactcggcaaaccttgatctttgctgagtgtcgatgggggacactcggcaaacaactaacGTCCGGCACACCCCCCTAACGGACGCCGCACGTGTTGGTCACGTGCTTAAGGGTTGCCGAGTGtctgttgtttgccgagtgtcccccgtgagtttgccgagtgttttttttcgacactcggcaaataatattttcgccgagtgtaaaatgtttaccgagtgttttcacagatacactcggcaaacacggtctttgccgagtgcccgagagaatgcactcggcgaacattttacactcggcaactttagtgtttcccgtagtgcataTTTCAATCGTCAATAAGGCTACTAGAATTGAAATTGGATGGTTAAACTGGCCGAATAATCAAACTGGGCGCGGCAACGCTGCGTCGGAATTTCTAGTACTTCATGATTGCTAAACCTTGGGACTTCACGTGCTTGTCGTCCTTTGTATACATGTATAGTTCGCATGGTGCCAAGCGTCTGAATTAGTTTGTTATATACTAATAATGTAGATATTGTATCTAATTTAGAAGCATATATGCATATTAATTGggttattttttaataatataagtgggtaatttagatgcgGAATTAGAGTGTTATGTATTTTTCATAATAGCAAGTTTGAAAATTTATAGGTTGATTCAGGGGTTACTTtatactatttttttataaCCAAGAGGTGGACAATTTAGATGTAAATTTAGGGGTTACTCTATATTATTTCATATAATGATAGAGGTAAATAATTTAGTTGTAGATTTGGATTTATATTTTGTTATAGCAATAGAGGTGCATAAGTTAGATGTAGATTTAAGGGTTACTCTATAGTATTTTCTATAATAGGATTGTgcccgtacgttgctacgggcaacaaaATATTATATATGTTGCAATACATGGGTATTAAATGAGACAATAATCTTGTGAAAATAAGCCGTTACTAAGTTAAACAAAGCTAGATAGTACGTCACAACATCCAAGGCCAACCAAATCTATTACATAGCTTTGTCTGTGATGTGAGATAATATTTCATGTCGGCAGGAATATGTTAAGCTGAACCAACTTTTCAAAATCAACAAGTAGAGGGAGAAGTAAAGccaaacgaaaaaaaaaagaaaatcaacaAGCAGAGTAGTATGACGCTAATATAAGAGTAGATATATAAGTTATAGTGCTTGCTAATATTCAGAAACAGAAAAGCTCCGAACGGACATTTTTCACACCGAAAATTTTAAGAACTGCAGCAAACCTATGGAGCATGATGATCAGGACATGCTCCGGACACAACAGAGCAAAAATACACTGCTCAGCCGCTCAAGTAATATTGCATACAGATTTCATCTTCTGGCAATGCAGCACACGTCCGTTCCCTACATTGACCTTGTATAATCAAGCACATGACAAGCCATGCATGTGCAGGCATTAAATTCATGCGAATGAGACCACGCCTCAATTGTAACGAGTGAATTCTTACAACTGTTTGAGGGAACCAACCTTTTTTAGGCGTTGTTCACTTCTTCCTGATTAGGTTAATTCAAAAGCACCGCAGATCGAAGGCAGCAGGCATACATCATTCTCCGTAATTGCTTCGCACTAAAAAATTCTAGAGCATATGATGAACACGAGATGGCACGGACCTGCATCCCTGGTGCAGCCATCCGAGCTAGATCCCGGTGCCCTGGAGGCGCTCGCTGACCTTGTCGAAGAAAGGACGCGCAATTCAGGCGGCGTGTGGGGGACCTTGTCACTGCAGGTCCTTCACATGCCCCTGCGAAACACCACAACTGGATGGATACTTTGGATCGATACGGCTGATCTAATAAGGCAGAAGGAAGCGGGCGGCGCTCGGTTCTGGCAAAGTGGCAAGCGTGCATGGCGATGGCAACTCCGTGTCCTGGCGGCGAACGGAGCCAGGCATGCTTGCCGACCTGAGGAACGCCCTCTCGtgagggagggagatgggaaGTGGtagaggaaggaaggaaaaatgTGATTGCTGCGTTAATTGAGGAAGCGAAGCCAAGAGGGCTTACCCGCGGCCGTTTCTTTTTACGCTGCGTGACGCGAAAGGGAGCGGAAACCATTCGCCTTCTTTCGTTTTTTAGCTGTAGAGAAGAGTTGAGGTagaaaatttacatgtagatttTGGggtactttaggttatttttcaAAATGACACAATTTGTCAATTTAGATGACAATTTAGCGGTTATAGGTTAATTTCATAATGGAGATTTAGATGTAGATTTATAGGGTTACTTTGGTTTATTTTCATGATTGCAAAAGTGGAATATTTCTCATCTTTCGGCGCATCCCTTGATTGTAATCTTCACAATTACTGATAGTAAAATCGCATGATCATCCAACAAATTTCAGTGAAGATTAAAAATTCATCCCACTTATTCAATAATTTCAACGGGATCGGATGATACATAATTGTCCCACTtctctcaaaccaaacaggctaTTACTAATTTAAAACGCTCGATTAGAACTGGTAATTCTGTCCGGCACATAATGCTATGCCAAATTCAACAAGCAAATCGACCATACTATCTTTACAAAAGTTAAATCATGCACATCTCACATACACATAGAAGAAGACTCGATATATCTAATCCCAAAACCATCCAGAAATATACATGGTGATTAAGAACGCAACAGAACAAGACGAAGGAACATTTTCCAGCTGGTCACCTTGAGCATGCAGTCTAGTAAGCGACAAGGACGCCGACGACGCTGAAAGATGCCTGTCACCTTCCGCCATTTACGTGGTGATGATCCACTTGCTTGCTCGCCACCGCCAGAGCACGCGAGCTGGCCGGCCTGGGCGTCGGTTGTCGGAGCGCGCCTCACACGGGGCAACCCGCGGCGACGTCCTTGGCGTTCCTGGGCTCGCCGTCGATGGCGGCCGTGGCAGCGGGGGCGACGACGCGTGCGCGGCAGAGCGGGCACGTGACGTGGAGCCGCAGCCACGCGCCCACGCAGTCGGCGTGGAATCGGTGGCCGCACCGTGGGAGCATGCGCGCCGAGTCGCCGTCGCGGAGCTCCACGATGCACACTGCGCACTCGTCCACCTGTAGCTTCcctccgtcgtcgccggcgccggggctggAGTAGATGTACACGGGCAGGGCTGACGCCACGTCTTCCAGCGGCAGCGCACCGAGGctgtcgtcctcgtgccgccaACGGGACGCCCACGGGGAGGCCACGGGCAGCgagtcgtcctcgtcgtcgccggcgtcggcgccggcggagtTGGATGGTCCCTCTTTCCCAGAGAAGAACTTCCAGAATAgaaagaagatgaggaggatgatgagCACGTTGATGCCCACGACGAAGGCTATCAGAGTGGAGCCGTGCGGCACCCAGTGGCTGCTggtgtccgccgccgccgccgccgccgccgccggcggcggcgggctagAGCCGCCGCTCCCGAGCGTGGACATGGCTTCTGCGACGACGAGATGGTTTTGGACAACACAAACAACAGAGTAGCTTCCAATGGCGTGCATAAACCACGGAATTGAAGGATCCTTAAGAAATCAATACACCGCTCTACAAGAAAATGGCCAAGATTGCAAATTGTGGTAGCAAAGTAAAAGAGGGAGAGATCTACGGAGAGCTCTCTAAGAAGCAATAATCGCAAATGAGATACGAAGGGGAAGAGGAAAAGATATACAGCGAAGAATTGCAAAAGAGGAAGGAGATAGGTGGTGTAGGAAGGTAGAAGGGGGGACGGGTCTATAAACGGTAGAAGCGGGGGAGGTGGTATTGGGCCTTGGGGTGTACAATGGTGTTAACTTTGTTAAATGCCAAAATGGTTTGACTCGGGTGGCTTGGAAGGTTGCAAGTTTGCCTCTTGATGCTCATTGCATGGTGCAATGACTGAAAGAATCACGATAGAGCAAGGTGCATTgattttgtttattttcttaGGTCTCCTTATTCGCTAAGAGAAAATGATATCCTACTTTGTTAAGGCATGGCCCGTCATCTAGGTTTTGTTTCAACCCATCATATTCTCAACTTAATGTCAAAATTTAATCTGAGAAAATTATATTCTATGCTTGTTGGTGCTATACTAAATATGCTTGTTGGTGCAATATTTAGTATAAAAGGCGAAGTTAAAATtcttatttaatttttttcatcCCACTTAACTCAGAGTCAGATTGTCGTAATTGAATGGTATTTTGGATGTGCTTTTTTCCCCTCCTTAGTCTAACGAAGGAGAAGGTAAAATTTGATGTTATCTCAATTAAGAAATTTCAGTAAAAGATTATAGAAACCTCTAGTAAAAAAACCATAGCAGAAAAGGAAGCATGGATCATATTCTTTAGGCATGTTTTCTCTGAAAAGGAATACATATCCATCAATAAAAGGAAAATTATGATTGAATAGAAGTTACTTGAAACAATCAAAGGTTCATCAGGTCACTCgagatggggaagaaggcaGTCATATGATACTTTTGTCCGAGGAGTACCATACCTTGTTAAGGTTATTACCTTCTTACACTTGCGAGATTATCTATTCTTGCACCAATTTCTTCTCATGCCATTTTCAGATAAGACGTGTGCAAAAGATGTAAGACCCCTTCGGTAGGTTTCTAGTTCTGATCAACTCTATCTTTTAGGGAATCTTAACAGATTATAGTATATAAGTTATTGCCTCAATTGAATCATGAGCTGGTGAAGCTAAAAGAAATTGGTTTCACCAGCTGCTAAAAGCCAGAGGAATTGGAACCCAACCAAATGGAACCGTAGTAATAAACGAAAGCATATCATTGTAAATGAGCTCAATGTGGTAATAAGGGGCGGGTACGCAATGCATCACATTTCACTTGTACCCAGCAAAATGTATCCATGAGCAACCTCATAAAACCTCATAGATAGCAGAAGGGTCCATGCATGTTTTAAAAATTTAGATTACTATTACTTGCAGGGAAAATACAAGCTATCCAACACCTGAGAAAACCCCCAATAATTTAATATTAACTGATAACATTTTTTTCGCTAGCAAATAACAGAACTATTATACGACCTCTTAAGGATGGAACCATCCTATTCAGGAATAATCAGGACAACCAAAACAAACCATTACAACCTTAAAGGCTTAGACAATCGCTGACCAAAGGTTTGAGTAGGCTGACTCGTCGGAGCTGACACTGCCCATGTGTCAATGATTTAGTGGGCCTAGCTGTTTCTGAGCAGTCCAACTCACCACATGTGCTGCTGATGTGTCTATGTATTAGAGGTTGGGCGAAATTTTTGCCAATAAGGTCTGAGCTTAAGATCTTGTTTGAATAGTTTACAAAAATTTAACTTATGTTCACTTGGGAGAAAAATATTGGCAAGACTCTCCATGGTCCCCTTCTAATGCTGACGGCATCTTTGTAGACTTCCAAGGGAAACAAACAAGAACATTGACCTCTGACTTCCATACAAATCAGTAATATTGTACTGTTGTTGAGAAAGAACATGATTATACAAATTTAACAAGGTTCACAATTCTATTGGCAACGGACAGTTCCTTTGAAGAATAATTTGATATCAATATGCTTCTTTTTGTATAAACCTATGCCATAATTTCAATCGACAAAGTaagaaaaaactaaaacgagAAAGGGGAAACATGTCCAAACAGCCACAGTGCCACACCTTACAGATTCAAAAAGAATGAAAAGAGAACAAGAATATGTGAACAGTTGACTTTTTTAGCACTAGGTTAGCTAGTCTATGTATATGCCATGGAAATTACAGTTGTGTGTTATCTGCTCATTtagaaaatatatatattgCTATAAGGTTAATGAACAAATTCACGAGGGGATAATAGGCAGATCTAGACCTGCATGTGATGTATTATTAAAAGTTAGTCGCAAGGAACTCTCCTTCTATAGAAGTGTAAAAAACTACTTGATATATATATTCTTATATTTTGTGAAGTCCTCAAAATGTTAGTATCTTGACAACACAATATCTGAACAAGAAGGACAAATGGTTGAAGATTCATAACATTATTTAAGAGACAGGTTCATTTTACAACCTTCAACTATGGATTCAGTCCAACGTTTCGATCCTAAATTATGAAACCGTACGTTAACTTTTCAGCTCTAGCTATGAAAAATGTTCACTTCCAACCTTTGACAACAAAATActatttgaattttaaatttgtATAAATGTATCAAGATTAAAAGTTCCATAAATATTTTTCATAAATGAAACAGTATAATAGGACTATAAAATAGCAACTACTTAAGACTAACTAAACTTTTCTCAATATATTGATCGAACTAAACCCCATGCTAACTTGATTTAGGTTCTGAATAACCCTATCCTTTGTGCAGCTCAACTTTTCTAAATGATCAACGGTAACTTATAAATTACCTTTGAGCTGTGCCCCAGTTTAATTA
This sequence is a window from Setaria italica strain Yugu1 chromosome III, Setaria_italica_v2.0, whole genome shotgun sequence. Protein-coding genes within it:
- the LOC101775642 gene encoding E3 ubiquitin-protein ligase EL5; the protein is MHAIGSYSVVCVVQNHLVVAEAMSTLGSGGSSPPPPAAAAAAAADTSSHWVPHGSTLIAFVVGINVLIILLIFFLFWKFFSGKEGPSNSAGADAGDDEDDSLPVASPWASRWRHEDDSLGALPLEDVASALPVYIYSSPGAGDDGGKLQVDECAVCIVELRDGDSARMLPRCGHRFHADCVGAWLRLHVTCPLCRARVVAPAATAAIDGEPRNAKDVAAGCPV